A genomic stretch from Microcebus murinus isolate Inina chromosome 19, M.murinus_Inina_mat1.0, whole genome shotgun sequence includes:
- the FOXL3 gene encoding forkhead box L3, with protein MFDSSQYPYNCFNYDADDYPAGSSDEEKRLTRPAYSYIALIAMAIQQSPAGRVTLSGIYDFIMRKFPYYRANQRAWQNSIRHNLSLNSCFIKVPRTEGHEKGKGNYWTFAGGCESLLDLFENGNYRRRRRRRGPKRQGPRGSCAGDAEGPQDPSQPTAVRGSPAPDGAGVAGPREPAASPANPGKAHPRDIKFSIDYILSAPGPSPGPSVGALEGRHPWLQAPQVNLHLWTV; from the exons ATGTTTGACAGCTCACAGTATCCCTACAATTGCTTCAATTACGATGCCGACGACTACCCGGCGGGCAGCTCCGACGAAGAAAAGCGGCTCACGCGGCCCGCGTACAG CTACATCGCCTTGATCGCCATGGCCATCCAACAGAGCCCAGCGGGCAGGGTGACCCTGTCGGGCATCTACGACTTCATCATGCGCAAGTTCCCCTATTACCGCGCCAACCAGCGCGCCTGGCAGAACTCCATCCGCCACAACCTGTCCCTCAACAGCTGCTTCATCAAG GTGCCGCGGACCGAGGGCCACGAGAAGGGCAAAGGCAACTACTGGACGTTCGCGGGAGGCTGCGAGTCGCTGCTGGACCTCTTCGAGAACGGCAACTACCgccggaggcggcggcggcgtggCCCCAAACGGCAGGGGCCGCGGGGCTCGTGCGCTGGGGACGCCGAGGGGCCCCAGGATCCTTCCCAGCCGACTGCTGTGCGGGGGTCCCCAGCCCCAGACGGCGCGGGAGTGGCCGGCCCCCGAGAGCCTGCAGCCAGCCCAGCCAACCCTGGGAAGGCGCACCCCAGGGACATCAAGTTCAGCATTGACTACATCCtctccgcgcccggcccctctccGGGGCCCAGTGTCGGGGCGCTTGAGGGCAGACACCCCTGGCTGCAGGCCCCGCAGGTGAACCTCCACTTGTGGACAGTGTGA